The Thomasclavelia ramosa DSM 1402 genome includes a region encoding these proteins:
- a CDS encoding IS110 family transposase, translating into MTASFMIIMVKPFVILLLSLITRMGSINCFLFLNFLDKNQKIKIGFEATGHYGSSLKQFLKAYNFDFMEINSFLIKQFSKASTLRKTKTDKIDSVLIP; encoded by the coding sequence ATGACTGCTTCATTCATGATCATAATGGTGAAGCCATTCGTCATTCTTTTACTTTCGTTAATAACTAGAATGGGTTCAATCAATTGCTTCTTATTCTTAAATTTTTTGGATAAGAATCAAAAAATAAAAATAGGTTTTGAAGCCACTGGTCATTATGGAAGCAGCCTTAAACAATTCCTCAAAGCCTACAATTTTGACTTTATGGAGATTAATTCTTTTTTAATCAAACAATTTTCCAAAGCCTCAACTCTTAGGAAAACTAAAACTGATAAGATTGATTCTGTTTTGATTCCTTGA
- a CDS encoding PAS domain-containing protein produces the protein MEITMEILYNILDAYAYEIVFVDRNHIVRYMNKTAKQRYGSRVQVGNSLFNCHNENSKKRIEEFLERADAGEEEMFEVLNGKTGEREFFVPVKDASKKVIGYFERHEMFWSKDKPEAPIFEYWKSKN, from the coding sequence ATGGAAATAACAATGGAAATCTTATATAATATCTTAGATGCTTATGCTTATGAAATAGTCTTCGTTGATCGAAATCATATTGTACGCTATATGAATAAAACCGCAAAGCAAAGATACGGCTCAAGAGTTCAAGTTGGCAATAGTTTATTCAATTGTCATAATGAAAATTCAAAGAAAAGAATTGAAGAATTTCTAGAACGCGCCGATGCTGGTGAAGAAGAAATGTTTGAAGTTCTTAATGGTAAAACTGGAGAAAGAGAGTTTTTCGTTCCTGTTAAAGATGCATCAAAAAAAGTTATTGGCTATTTTGAAAGACATGAAATGTTCTGGTCAAAAGACAAACCAGAGGCTCCTATATTTGAATATTGGAAATCAAAAAATTAA
- a CDS encoding metallophosphoesterase family protein translates to MIRVGVIADTHDILKEEVLNELKQCDYIIHAGDIVDIKILERLQTITKVFVVKGNNDKLSLNEEEYFNIGGYSFYLVHQLDTKKDVDFYIYGHSHQLACYQKGRTLYLNPGSCGKKRFSLPLTYIILDLYEDHYEFLVKECSK, encoded by the coding sequence ATGATTAGAGTAGGAGTGATTGCTGATACACATGACATATTAAAAGAAGAAGTGTTAAATGAACTGAAACAATGTGATTATATTATTCATGCTGGTGATATAGTTGATATAAAAATATTGGAGCGTCTACAAACAATTACAAAGGTATTTGTTGTAAAGGGGAATAATGACAAGCTGAGTCTGAATGAAGAAGAATATTTTAATATTGGAGGTTATTCATTTTATTTGGTTCATCAATTAGACACTAAAAAGGATGTTGATTTTTATATTTATGGACATTCACATCAATTAGCATGTTATCAAAAAGGTAGAACATTATATTTAAATCCTGGAAGTTGTGGAAAAAAACGTTTCTCATTGCCCTTAACATATATTATTTTAGATCTATATGAGGATCATTATGAATTTCTTGTTAAAGAATGTTCTAAATAA